The following are encoded in a window of Cucurbita pepo subsp. pepo cultivar mu-cu-16 chromosome LG12, ASM280686v2, whole genome shotgun sequence genomic DNA:
- the LOC111807574 gene encoding sodium/hydrogen exchanger 2-like: MDSFLGNTVMKLALKSDPEEHRVALFVLLLCACIVIGHLLEKSRWINESVTAIFIGLFTGTLILLTTKGRNSRILVFSEELFFIYVLPPIIFNAGFQVKKKQFFRNFLMIMLFGAVGTAISFFIISLGSLHIFKKLDIGFLDVGDYFALGAILSATDSVCTLQVLNQDETPLLYSLVFGEGVVNDATSVVLFKAIQRFDLSHITSSNAIQLLGNFSYLFLMSTLLGVIVGLSSAYIIKKLYFGRHSTDREVALMILMPYLSYMTAELCNLSGILTMFFCGIVMSHYTWHNVTESSRVTTKHTFATLSFVSETFIFLYVGMDALDIEKWKIVGRRPWTSAGVSLILLGLVLAARAAFVFPLSFISNLTRKSQSDRIGFKQQVTIWWAGLMRGAVSVALAYNQFTRSGYTQLQENAIMITSTITIVLVTNVVFGLLTKPIVRYMLSLHDTPIDATIVAAADSPVKSLTDVLLSGGEDVEADVRESNIPRPTSLRMLLTTPTHSVHYYWRMFDDRFMRPVFGGRGFVPFIPGSPTEKYIH; this comes from the exons ATGGATTCATTTTTGGGAAACACCGTGATGAAGTTGGCTTTGAAATCAGACCCTGAAGAGCATCGCGTTGCATTGTTTGTATTACTTCTTTGTGCTTGTATTGTAATTGGGCATCTTCTTGAGAAAAGTCGTTGGATAAATGAATCAGTCACTGCTATTTTCATT GGTCTTTTCACTGGAACTCTCATCTTATTAACAACCAAAGGCAGAAACTCACGTATCCTAGTGTTTAGTGAAGagcttttcttcatttatgttCTTCCACCCATAATTTTTAATGCTGG GTTTCAGGTGAAAAAGAAACAGTTCTTTCGGAACTTTCTAATGATCATGTTGTTTGGGGCTGTTGGTACTGCGATCTCATTTTTCATCATATCACTTG GTTCACTACATATATTCAAGAAATTGGATATTGGCTTCTTAGATGTGGGTGATTATTTTG CCCTAGGAGCAATCTTATCAGCCACAGATAGTGTTTGCACTTTGCAG GTGCTTAATCAGGACGAGACTCCTTTACTGTATAGTCTAGTCTTTGGTGAAGGTGTGGTTAATGATGCTACTTCTGTCGTGCTTTTCAAAGCAATCCAGAGATTCGACCTCTCTCACATCACCTCATCCAATGCCATTCAGCTTCTTGGAaacttttcctatttatttttgatgaGCACCTTGCTGGGAGTGATA GTTGGGCTGTCCAGTGCATACATCATAAAGAAACTGTACTTTGGCAG gCACTCAACTGATCGGGAGGTCGCTTTGATGATTTTAATGCCTTACCTTTCGTATATGACTGCTGAA TTGTGCAATCTTAGTGGTATTCTTACCATGTTCTTTTGTGGGATTGTCATGTCCCATTACACTTGGCATAATGTGACTGAAAGTTCAAGAGTGACCACCAA GCATACTTTTGCAACGCTCTCATTTGTTTCTGAGACTTTCATCTTCTTATACGTTGGCATGGATGCCTTGGATATTGAGAAGTGGAAAATTGTTGGCCGAAG GCCTTGGACCTCGGCTGGTGTAAGTCTAATACTGCTTGGTTTAGTCCTTGCTGCAAGGGCAGCTTTTGTATTTCCGCTCTCGTTTATATCGAACTTGACTAGAAAGTCTCAGAGCGACAGAATCGGGTTTAAGCAGCAG GTTACAATTTGGTGGGCTGGGCTCATGAGAGGTGCTGTCTCTGTAGCCCTTGCTTATAATCAG TTTACAAGGTCAGGGTACACACAGCTGCAAGAGAATGCGATTATGATTACTAGCACGATCACGATTGTTCTCGTCACTAATGTG GTATTTGGACTCTTAACTAAACCCATTGTAAGGTACATGCTTTCACTGCATGATACACCAATAGATGCCACAATTGTAGCAGCAGCAGATTCTCCAGTTAAGTCGCTGACCGACGTTCTTTTGTCCGGTGGTGAAGATGTCGAAGCCGATGTTCGAGAATCGAACATTCCCCGTCCTACCAGCTTACGTATGCTGTTAACAACTCCAACTCATTCCGTCCATTACTATTGGCGTATGTTCGATGATCGATTCATGCGTCCTGTCTTTGGTGGAAGAGGCTTCGTACCTTTCATCCCTGGCTCACCAACTGAAAAGTATATCCACTGA
- the LOC111807438 gene encoding classical arabinogalactan protein 26-like — protein sequence MASIFSLYIPIFMAYTASIFPFSFASYPNHFPPLISSISAAPEFSPSPSPSPASDISPLFPTPGGATLPPSSLPTIPSSPSPPNPDFMDAAPAPEMPLPPSQSLPFSATATLNSGGWCWSIWVALTAAIVAEVCR from the coding sequence atggcttccattttctctctctacatcCCCATTTTCATGGCCTACACAGCttctatttttcctttctccttCGCTTCTTATCCCAATCACTTCCCTCCCCTCATTTCTTCCATCTCCGCCGCGCCTGAATTTTCGCCCTCCCCTTCTCCGTCCCCGGCGTCGGACATTTCTCCGCTCTTTCCGACCCCCGGCGGTGCCACTCTTCCGCCGTCCTCTTTGCCTACCATCCCCTCTAGTCCCAGCCCTCCGAACCCTGATTTTATGGACGCCGCACCGGCGCCGGAAATGCCTCTTCCACCGTCTCAGTCCTTGCCGTTCTCTGCCACTGCTACTCTCAACTCCGGTGGGTGGTGTTGGTCGATTTGGGTGGCTCTTACGGCGGCTATCGTAGCGGAGGTTTGCCGGTGA